Proteins found in one Lysinibacillus fusiformis genomic segment:
- a CDS encoding DMT family transporter yields the protein MRKYSLLLLISCIWGSQFFFVALVTNDVGAVTLSLLKALIGAICLSIMSLFLKRENYLANSKLYIGIAIFEVVIPFVLIAQGQKYVSSSIASMLIAMVPIITLILFVFFFNKKVSPFQTVSILLGFLGIIILSWPTQGMGGSGTVLGNVLLLLAALSFAFSLILMEKLEDGSPIVHMRNILGIATVILLPMAFILEQPLLLSIDGIQIVSIVILGIFHAGIVYMLYNLLIKSEGALFASFSNYIVPIVGVLLGYLMLKEPLLIQHFIGICIILCALLLSKERVVEKKQEVGNIKEVNVGYKKSPR from the coding sequence ATGAGAAAATACAGCCTTTTGCTATTAATAAGTTGTATATGGGGCTCTCAATTTTTCTTCGTAGCATTAGTTACGAATGATGTGGGGGCTGTTACTTTATCTTTGTTAAAAGCTTTAATCGGTGCAATCTGCTTAAGTATCATGAGCTTATTTTTGAAAAGAGAAAACTACTTAGCAAATAGTAAATTATATATTGGGATTGCCATTTTTGAAGTAGTGATTCCCTTCGTCCTCATTGCGCAAGGTCAAAAATATGTATCCAGTAGTATTGCGTCTATGCTCATAGCAATGGTCCCCATTATCACATTAATCCTCTTTGTTTTTTTCTTTAACAAAAAAGTTAGTCCGTTTCAAACGGTTAGCATTCTATTAGGCTTTTTGGGGATCATCATTCTTTCTTGGCCAACACAAGGGATGGGTGGTTCAGGCACAGTACTAGGGAATGTGCTGCTACTATTAGCAGCACTGAGCTTTGCATTTTCGTTAATTTTAATGGAGAAGTTAGAGGATGGTTCACCAATCGTTCATATGAGAAATATTTTAGGAATTGCCACCGTGATTTTATTACCAATGGCATTTATCCTTGAACAACCATTACTATTAAGCATAGATGGGATTCAGATCGTTTCCATTGTTATATTAGGCATTTTCCACGCAGGGATTGTGTATATGCTTTATAATCTTTTAATTAAAAGTGAGGGTGCTTTATTTGCCTCTTTTAGTAATTATATTGTTCCCATAGTAGGTGTTCTACTTGGATATTTGATGTTGAAGGAACCGTTATTAATCCAACATTTCATAGGGATATGCATTATTCTTTGTGCTCTTTTGTTGTCGAAAGAGCGGGTTGTTGAAAAGAAACAAGAAGTGGGGAATATCAAAGAAGTGAACGTAGGTTATAAAAAATCACCTCGATAG
- a CDS encoding DMT family transporter has protein sequence MSEKRKAYIAAISYAFIIGLSFMFVKVTLTVASPIDTLAHRFTFAFIGIVILMVFTKNKLTIKKYDLLKILPLAILYPIVFFTFQVLGLARISSSEAGIIQATIPIFTLALAGLLLKEKATRGQLVFISLSVLGVIYMLIMNGANATTGNVVGSGFILLSALAASLYNVFARRLTKQYSLLTLTYVMTLCGFVIFNGMALGNHLVNGTINEFFQPLTHVDFVIAILYLGLLSLLGTSYLSNYALSKLEASQMSVFSNFATLITILAGVLVLQEVFHLYHFIGGILIIIGVIGTNYFGHRKVVQ, from the coding sequence ATGTCAGAAAAAAGAAAAGCCTATATAGCAGCGATTTCGTATGCATTTATCATTGGCCTTTCATTCATGTTTGTGAAAGTTACATTAACAGTGGCGAGTCCAATTGATACATTAGCCCATCGCTTTACGTTTGCCTTCATCGGTATTGTTATTTTAATGGTCTTTACGAAAAATAAGCTAACAATAAAAAAATATGATTTACTAAAAATTTTACCGTTAGCCATATTGTATCCCATTGTTTTTTTCACTTTTCAAGTGCTTGGGCTTGCTAGAATTTCCTCTTCTGAAGCTGGAATTATTCAAGCAACGATTCCTATTTTTACATTAGCACTAGCAGGTTTATTGTTAAAGGAAAAAGCTACTCGTGGACAGCTTGTCTTCATTAGTTTATCTGTACTTGGAGTTATCTACATGCTAATTATGAATGGAGCCAATGCGACTACAGGAAATGTCGTCGGCAGTGGATTCATTTTACTTTCAGCCCTTGCTGCGTCGCTTTATAACGTGTTTGCAAGAAGGCTTACAAAGCAATATTCATTACTGACCTTAACGTATGTGATGACACTATGCGGATTTGTCATTTTTAACGGAATGGCTCTTGGAAATCATCTGGTGAATGGTACAATCAATGAATTTTTTCAGCCATTAACACATGTTGATTTTGTCATCGCGATTTTATATTTAGGGCTATTATCTTTGCTCGGTACGTCCTATTTATCCAATTATGCGTTATCTAAATTAGAAGCTTCCCAAATGAGTGTCTTTAGCAATTTTGCTACGCTCATTACAATACTGGCAGGCGTTTTGGTTTTACAGGAAGTCTTTCACCTTTATCACTTTATTGGTGGAATCCTCATCATTATTGGCGTCATAGGAACAAATTATTTTGGGCATAGGAAGGTAGTGCAATGA
- a CDS encoding PLP-dependent aminotransferase family protein: MLKYEWIYSQLLTQIQTGSLHAGAKLPSIRQLSQQFSCSKSTILTSLKKLENQHLIYASPKSGYYVVDHQLPIQPKMKNYIDFATSSPSWHAFPYQDFQHCINKAIDTYQADLFRYGTPKGLPSLIEEAKKLLTSYQLFTKEDNIFITSGVQQSLSLLSIMPFPNGRSTILVEQPSYHLYMDYLKTYGIPAIGIKRTTDGIDLHELESIFSKHDIKFFYTMPRLHNPLGTSYSKKTKDLIRKLAYQYNVYIVEDDYLADFEQNSKIDPLYTDDTQQHVIYLKSFSKIMFPGLRIGLAVLPNVLINTFQQYKNTTDIDSSMISQAALELYLKSGMFERYQKKVSEAYASRANQLQQSIATHLAEYSSSKEICMHSHIVLPRQVNTNKLIQHLAQQNILLDPISRNYLDVFYHERILKINVSNVEESKIDAGIREIALALHSPKHHF; encoded by the coding sequence ATGCTTAAATATGAATGGATTTATTCTCAGCTCCTGACTCAAATCCAAACAGGCTCTCTTCATGCAGGTGCAAAACTTCCTTCTATTCGCCAGTTATCACAACAATTTTCCTGTAGTAAGAGTACGATTTTAACATCTTTAAAAAAACTGGAGAATCAGCATCTTATCTATGCATCGCCTAAAAGTGGCTACTATGTTGTCGATCATCAGCTGCCCATCCAACCGAAAATGAAAAATTACATAGATTTTGCTACGTCATCACCCAGTTGGCATGCTTTTCCATACCAAGATTTTCAGCATTGTATTAACAAAGCCATCGACACATACCAAGCAGATTTATTTAGATATGGAACACCAAAAGGCCTACCTTCATTAATAGAGGAAGCAAAAAAATTATTAACAAGTTATCAACTGTTTACAAAGGAAGATAATATTTTCATTACTTCTGGCGTCCAGCAATCCTTGTCTTTGCTAAGTATTATGCCATTTCCAAATGGTCGCTCAACCATTTTAGTGGAACAACCTAGTTACCATTTATATATGGATTATTTAAAAACCTATGGAATACCAGCAATCGGCATCAAAAGAACAACGGATGGCATTGATTTACATGAATTAGAAAGCATTTTCAGCAAACATGACATAAAGTTTTTTTACACGATGCCGCGCCTGCACAATCCTCTAGGTACATCTTATAGCAAAAAGACAAAGGATCTAATCCGTAAACTTGCTTATCAATATAATGTTTACATTGTTGAAGATGATTATTTAGCGGATTTCGAGCAAAATTCGAAAATAGATCCCCTCTATACAGATGATACACAGCAGCATGTTATCTATTTAAAAAGCTTTTCTAAAATTATGTTTCCTGGCTTACGTATTGGACTTGCCGTTTTACCAAATGTTTTGATTAATACCTTTCAACAGTATAAAAATACCACTGATATTGATAGCTCCATGATTTCTCAGGCTGCATTAGAGCTTTACTTGAAAAGTGGCATGTTTGAGCGTTATCAAAAGAAAGTCAGTGAAGCTTATGCAAGCCGAGCGAATCAACTTCAGCAATCTATAGCAACTCATCTGGCAGAGTATTCATCCTCTAAGGAAATCTGTATGCATAGCCATATCGTTCTACCGAGGCAGGTGAATACTAATAAGCTTATTCAACATTTGGCACAACAAAATATTTTGCTGGATCCTATAAGCCGCAATTATTTAGATGTATTTTATCATGAACGTATTTTAAAAATAAATGTATCGAATGTAGAAGAATCCAAAATTGATGCTGGCATAAGGGAAATAGCGCTAGCCCTTCATAGCCCTAAACATCACTTCTAA
- a CDS encoding group-specific protein, translated as MQAEKLRLRKIQRLAYEIMDEMHKDKDCIELHKLIPIIDNLSRAIGDLTDSVGKYSLDYVEEKVKNAHALLFNKEKVDIY; from the coding sequence ATGCAAGCTGAAAAATTACGATTAAGAAAAATTCAGCGTCTTGCTTATGAAATCATGGATGAGATGCACAAAGACAAAGACTGCATTGAATTGCACAAACTTATTCCAATCATCGATAATTTATCTCGCGCAATTGGTGATTTAACGGATTCCGTTGGTAAATACTCGTTAGATTATGTAGAAGAAAAAGTAAAAAATGCACATGCTCTTTTATTTAACAAAGAA